One part of the Vitis riparia cultivar Riparia Gloire de Montpellier isolate 1030 chromosome 6, EGFV_Vit.rip_1.0, whole genome shotgun sequence genome encodes these proteins:
- the LOC117916975 gene encoding uncharacterized protein LOC117916975: MASQSTNQATSNPGISLQLSAIKPLTGNNFEEWFESFNVHMILQNLDLALRVDEPSKPTDVSSADERLFYERWEHSNRSCLMVMKYTMDKSIKECGPKTERAKDFLEYVKANYTKVDKAEMTTHLKLLTTTVYDGVSGVRDHIIKLRYYFNKANEMKVELGEKFLK, translated from the coding sequence CTACCAGCAATCCTGGTATTTCTCTGCAATTGTCTGCCATCAAACCTCTTActggaaataattttgaagaatggtttgAGTCCTTTAACGTGCATATGATTCTGCAAAATCTGGACTTGGCTTTGAGGGTTGATGAGCCAAGTAAGCCCACTGATGTGAGCTCTGCAgatgaaagattattttatgaaagatgGGAGCACTCCAACAGGAgttgtttgatggtgatgaaatACACTATGGATAAATCTATCAAAGAATGCGGGCCAAAGACGGAAAGGGCCAAAGACTTCTTGGAATATGTGAAGGCCAATTATACCAAAGTTGATAAGGCAGAAATGACAACTCATTTGAAGCTTCTCACAACTACTGTATATGACGGAGTCAGTGGGGTTAGAGATCATATCATTAAGCTAAGGTACTACTTCAACAAGGCAAATGAGATGAAAGTGGAGTTGGGTGAAAAATTTCTGAAATGA